A single region of the Cucumis melo cultivar AY chromosome 3, USDA_Cmelo_AY_1.0, whole genome shotgun sequence genome encodes:
- the LOC103488027 gene encoding uncharacterized protein LOC103488027: MEGSKGYVWAISAGLNAALSAIAAKLFSYTFFRYGLVIAFNLAMWGCYVNSLKALSSLQATGTNFSANFLCSGLAGFFLFEEALSFQWFVGAILIVIGVLILNKSSIEKKESKD; the protein is encoded by the exons ATGGAGGGGAGTAAGGGTTACGTGTGGGCAATTTCAGCCGGTCTCAACGCTGCTCTTTCCGCCATTGCAGCCAAACTTTTCTCCTATACG TTCTTTAGGTACGGTCTGGTAATTGCGTTCAACTTGGCAATGTGGGGATGTTATGTCAATAGCTTAAAAGCTCTCTCATCATTACAAGCTACAGGGACAAACTTTTCAGCTAACTTTCTTTGTTCTGGTCTAGCTGGTTTCTTTTTGTTCGAAGAAGCATTATCGTTTCAG TGGTTTGTAGGCGCCATATTGATTGTAATCGGCGTGCTGATTTTGAATAAATCGAGCATTGAGAAGAAGGAAAGCAAGGACTGA
- the LOC103488026 gene encoding aldehyde oxidase GLOX-like, protein MITNKWRILKVRATYFYVTMLLRTLLFAEFLFPVSPWPSQPIDGGGWHLLQENIGVLPMHMQLLHNDRVVIFDRTDFGASNLSFPDGKCRTDPNDVALKLDCTAHSLEYDIASNSFRPLMVQTDVWCSAGAAMSDGALVQTGGFNDGDRRVRIFKPYPNGSDWEEIPFALAVRRWYPTNQILPDGRQIVIGGRRQFSYEFVPKTNGATKAYSFPFLVETNDPMIENNLYPFVFLNVDGNLFVFANNRSILFDYARNKVLKIFPAIPGGDPRCYPSTGSAALLPLRNLQAATIEAEVLVCGGAPKGAFDKAVNRIFVGALNTCAKIKITDPKPEWVMETMPMGRVMGDMVLLPNGNVLIINGAGSGTAGWDNARDPVLNPVLYRPNDSPGSRFRLLNPSPIPRLYHSTAVLLRDGRVLVGGSNPNVYYNFTGVPFPTELRLEAFSPPYLDPEFENLRPKILSPSSQTTVSHAQQLAVRFTVTGNNVTLNAVEVTMVAPPFNTHSFSMSQRLLVIGGENVTDMGNATWDVHVSIPKSGTIAPSGYYLLFVVHREIPSNGIWIRLL, encoded by the coding sequence ATGATCACCAACAAATGGCGGATTTTAAAAGTGCGAGCAACCTATTTTTATGTAACAATGCTACTTCGAACTCTTCTATTCGCGGAATTTCTTTTTCCTGTTTCGCCGTGGCCGTCGCAACCAATTGACGGCGGCGGATGGCATCTTCTTCAGGAAAACATCGGAGTTCTGCCAATGCACATGCAGTTACTTCACAATGACAGAGTCGTCATCTTCGACAGAACCGACTTCGGTGCCTCGAATTTGTCTTTTCCGGACGGAAAATGCCGAACGGATCCAAATGACGTGGCTCTTAAACTTGATTGCACTGCTCACTCTCTCGAGTATGACATCGCTTCCAACTCGTTTCGCCCACTCATGGTTCAGACTGATGTCTGGTGCTCTGCCGGTGCCGCCATGAGCGACGGAGCGCTTGTTCAGACTGGGGGATTCAATGACGGCGATAGGAGGGTTAGAATTTTCAAGCCGTATCCTAATGGCTCGGATTGGGAGGAGATTCCGTTTGCTCTAGCTGTCCGCCGATGGTACCCGACGAACCAAATTTTGCCTGACGGACGACAGATTGTAATCGGCGGACGGCGGCAATTCAGCTACGAATTTGTTCCGAAAACCAATGGAGCTACCAAGGCGTATAGCTTCCCGTTTTTGGTGGAGACGAATGATCCAATGATCGAGAACAATTTGTATCCATTCGTATTTTTGAACGTTGACGGGAATTTGTTCGTCTTCGCGAACAATCGGTCGATTCTGTTCGATTACGCAAGGAACAAGGTGCTAAAGATTTTTCCTGCAATTCCCGGCGGCGATCCACGGTGTTACCCGAGCACCGGATCGGCGGCGCTTCTGCCGTTGAGGAATCTACAGGCGGCAACGATTGAAGCAGAGGTTTTGGTCTGCGGCGGAGCACCGAAAGGAGCTTTTGACAAAGCCGTGAATCGGATCTTCGTCGGAGCTTTAAATACTTGCgccaaaattaaaataaccgACCCGAAACCCGAGTGGGTCATGGAAACCATGCCGATGGGCAGAGTAATGGGGGACATGGTTTTGCTTCCAAACGGCAACGTTTTAATTATTAACGGTGCCGGTTCAGGTACGGCCGGGTGGGATAACGCCCGAGACCCAGTCCTGAATCCGGTTTTGTACCGACCAAACGACTCCCCCGGTTCGAGGTTCCGGTTGCTGAACCCAAGTCCGATCCCCCGCCTTTATCACTCCACGGCTGTTCTCCTCCGCGACGGCCGCGTATTGGTCGGCGGGAGCAATCCAAATGTATACTACAACTTCACCGGTGTACCATTTCCAACAGAGTTGAGACTGGAGGCGTTTTCGCCGCCGTATTTGGATCCAGAATTTGAAAATCTGCGGCCGAAAATATTGTCCCCGTCGTCTCAAACCACCGTGAGTCACGCGCAACAGTTAGCAGTTCGGTTTACCGTGACCGGCAACAATGTCACTTTGAACGCGGTGGAGGTGACGATGGTGGCGCCGCCGTTCAACACGCATTCATTTTCCATGAGTCAGAGACTGCTAGTAATTGGCGGTGAGAATGTGACGGATATGGGAAATGCCACGTGGGATGTCCATGTCAGCATACCCAAGTCGGGTACGATTGCTCCATCCGGGTATTACCTTCTCTTTGTGGTTCATCGGGAGATTCCCAGTAATGGCATCTGGATCCGTCTCCTGTGA